From a single Gadus morhua chromosome 3, gadMor3.0, whole genome shotgun sequence genomic region:
- the LOC115540515 gene encoding von Willebrand factor A domain-containing protein 7, whose product MCSALPALALALALSLALLQSSVAFVPIGGGAATHVSITGTALLQKLKETCKAVAEASGHEFNPTGPSAEELVRACLGPTATGEVSAAKFRAALQEVYVQNGLVDRDFVASAPHHFNSEAFLEGRGLITEGVVSIKANIRKQNHQASREMLGRVLHTLQDFYSHSNWVELGYTEPFANLIQPDLPIENIAAKETATCSDCASGNCPNPILANILQEKKLTSGYIGIFTSEKPKGKCSHGGAGDLTSAAIPRGGISKDERRPGNEGLHDAAVTAATSASLQLLEDIRGAAGDRDFLRLMGIDRSSVVCFVIDTTGSMAREIATAKEMVYLIIDSKKGTQDEPSEYILVPFNDPHFGPMTRTTDPEVMKKEISKLKAKGGGDAPEMCLSGLQMALTGAPASSHIYVFTDAIAKDIALKDTILALMRSSKSTVSFFMTNARGRKRRSVTASFNDYTDLALASGGQAIQVTKGNLPEATDIILDTATSALVTVLQLSRSSGSETFTFLLDESLRNITLYITGSRLTFTITNPAGVSQSNTQLGGGLGTIQSVGNLWRIRLDDDKQSGTWKIQMASAQPYTLKVTGQNTITFIYDFVVPFEGPHPGYAPIAGRPQAGRPTMLLLSVMGRKGPASVTVGEVGLIPVSRAENVSRGSTTDMGNGDILVTVDAVPQGEFVVILTGTDSVSGSQFQRQSTTQMSVSKVIVTAVVDSSVEPGQMLIIPFSVMTEGSGGPCSINARNNREFPMTFPKSVPLTTGQYANATLTITPPKDTPSGTDVTLTIEAKTSASADSNYAVLRLSVVTKITDFVRPTCKIDRVAADDCPTNVSQCASFRWNLSANVTDSDGTGIGRITLRKGDGVLSHDALTHLDIEASYNASCCSQIVEIVAIDKVGNVGTCYHSIAPPTIVPSVGPPTIVPSVGPPTIVPSVGPPTIVPSVGPPTIVPSVGPPTIVPSVGPPTIVPSVGPTPTVPAGGPPSLGLARPLLLLCLLLAALIARS is encoded by the exons ATGTGTTCAGCCCTGCCCGCCCTGGCCCTCGCCCTGGCCCTGTCCCTGGCTCTGCTGCAGAGCTCGGTGGCCTTTGTCCCCATCGGAGGGGGGGCAGCCACCCATGTCAGCATTACAGGGACGGCTCTTTTGCAAAAACTGAAAGAGACTTGTAAGGCTGTGGCCGAGGCTTCCGGACACGAGTTTAATCCCACG gGTCCCTCTGCGGAGGAGCTGGTCCGGGCCTGTCTGGGTCCCACGGCGACCGGGGAGGTGTCGGCCGCCAAGTTCCGCGCGGCTCTCCAGGAGGTCTACGTCCAGAACGGGCTGGTCGACCGGGACTTTGTCGCCAG CGCTCCTCACCACTTCAACTCTGAGGCCTTCTTGGAAGGGCGTGGCCTAATCACAGAGGGTGTGGTCAGCATCAAGGCCAACATCCGAAAGCAGAACCACCAGGCTTCCAGGGAAATGCTGGGCAGAGTTCTCCACACACTACAG GACTTTTACAGCCACAGTAACTGGGTTGAGTTGGGATATACAGAGCCATTTGCCAACCTCATCCAACCAGATCTCCCCATAGAAAACATAGcag CTAAGGAAACCGCCACATGCAGTGACTGTGCCAGTGGGAATTGTCCCAACCCTATCCTTGCCAACATTCTTCAGGAAAAGAAGCTGACATCGGGCTACATTGGAATTTTCACAAGCGAAAAGCCTAAAG GTAAATGCAGCCACGGAGGAGCGGGGGACCTGACCAGCGCGGCGATACCCCGCGGGGGCATCAGCAAGGACGAGCGTCGCCCCGGCAACGAGGGCCTCCACGACGCCGCCGTCACCGCGGCAACCAGCGCCAGCCTCCAGCTCCTGGAGGACATCAGAGGAGCGGCTGGCGACCGCGACTTCCTGAG gttGATGGGGATCGATCGCTCGTCGGTGGTGTGCTTCGTCATCGACACCACGGGCAGCATGGCGAGGGAAATTGCAACGGCCAAGGAGATGGTTTACCTCATCATTGACAGTAAAAAGGGAACGCAGGATGAACCATCGGAGTACATCCTGGTCCCCTTTAACGACCCCC ACTTTGGACCAATGACAAGGACCACAGACCCCGAAGTCATGAAGAAGGAGATCTCCAAGCTGAAGGCCAAAGGCGGCGGTGACGCCCCAGAGATGTGTCTCTCAGGGCTCCAG atgGCCTTGACGGGCGCTCCGGCCTCCTCACACATCTACGTGTTCACCGACGCCATCGCCAAAGACATCGCGCTCAAAGACACCATCTTGGCTCTCATGAGGAGCTCCAAGTCTACG GTGTCATTCTTCATGACCAATGCCAGAGGAAGGAAACGGCGTTCCGTCACGGCGTCCTTCAACGACTACACAGACCTGGCCTTGGCCTCTGGGGGCCAGGCTATCCAGGTCACAAAGGGAAATCTGCCTGAAGCCACCGACATCATCCTGGACACCGCCACCTCAGCCCTG GTGACCGTTCTTCAGCTGTCCAGGAGCTCTGGGAGTGAGACCTTCACGTTCCTGCTGGACGAGTCTTTGAGGAACATCACGCTCTATATAACTGGGAGTCGGTTGACCTTCACCATTACCAACCCTGCAG GTGTGAGTCAGAGCAACACGCAGCTCGGTGGTGGCCTGGGGACGATCCAGAGTGTTGGGAACCTGTGGAGGATCCGTCTGGATGATGATAAGCAGTCAGGAACTTGGAAGATACAGATGGCCTCGGCTCAACCCTACACACTGAAGGTCACAG GTCAGAATACCATTACCTTCATCTATGACTTTGTGGTCCCCTTCGAGGGACCCCACCCCGGTTATGCACCAATCGCCGGGCGTCCACAAGCAG GCAGGCCGACCATGTTGTTGCTGTCGGTGATGGGCCGGAAGGGGCCTGCGTCGGTCACGGTGGGCGAGGTGGGCCTCATTCCGGTGTCCCGGGCTGAGAACGTGAGCAGAGGCTCGACGACGGACATGGGCAACGGGGACATCCTGGTCACGGTGGACGCGGTTCCACAGGGGGAGTTTGTGGTGATCCTGACGGGGACGGACTCGGTGTCCGGGAGTCAGTTCCAGCGTCAGTCCACCACCCAGATGAGCGTCTCTAAAGTCATCGTCACG GCAGTGGTGGACAGCAGCGTCGAGCCGGGACAAATGCTGATTATTCCCTTCAGCGTGATGACGGAGGGCTCTGGCGGGCCATGTTCCATCAACGCCAGGAATAACAGAGAATTCCCTATGACATTCCCCAAAAG TGTTCCATTGACGACCGGGCAGTATGCTAATGCTACTCTGACCATCACACCACCTAAAGACACACCATCAGGCACCGACGTCACACTGACCATAGAGGCCAAGACCTCTGCCTCAGCTGATTCCAACTACGCTGTCTTAAGGCTGTCTGTTGTCACCAAG ATTACAGACTTTGTCCGACCAACGTGTAAAATAGACCGAGTCGCGGCGGACGACTGTCCCACGAACGTGTCTCAGTGCGCGTCTTTCCGCTGGAATCTCTCCGCCAACGTCACAGACAGTGACGGCACGGGCATCGGCCGCATCACTCTGCGGAAGGGAGACGGAGTCCTCTCCCACGACGCTCTGACCCACCTCGACATCGAGGCCTCCTACAACGCCTCCTGCTGCTCGCAGATCGTCGAAATCGTGGCCATCGATAAAGTGGGCAACGTGGGAACATGTTACCACTCCATCGCCCCGCCAACCATCGTCCCGTCAGTGGGCCCTCCGACCATCGTCCCTTCAGTGGGCCCTCCGACCATCGTCCCGTCAGTGGGCCCTCCGACCATCGTCCCGTCAGTGGGCCCTCCGACCATCGTCCCGTCAGTGGGCCCTCCGACCATTGTCCCGTCAGTGGGCCCTCCGACCATCGTCCCGTCAGTGGGCCCTACTCCCACCGTCCCGGCAGGGGGCCCTCCCTCCCTTGGCCTGGCCCGCCCGCTGTTGTTGCTGTGTCTGTTGCTGGCCGCTTTGATTGCCAGGAGTTAG